From Microbacterium sp. LWH11-1.2, one genomic window encodes:
- a CDS encoding UDP-N-acetylmuramoyl-L-alanyl-D-glutamate--2,6-diaminopimelate ligase has product MSIEQQPSLPPVLRPANPPRRELSELASRFADAVRGDVTGIVVSGITLATADLRPGEAFVAIQGVNRHGADFAVAAAEKGAVAVITDEPGAEIAAASGVPILVVENPRAILGDLSAWVYGTGADDPLPLLFATTGTNGKTSVSHLLEGILDQMGVVTGLSSTAERHIAGEIIVSRLTTPEASEMHALLALMREREVEAVAVEVSAQALSRHRVDGIRFDVAGFTNLSHDHLDDYADMDEYFEAKLPLFRPDRAQRAVICLDSASGAVVVERSEIPSVTVGTPSIAADPDAAGRADWVVVIDEERAAGTTFTMTGPAGSLTTTVPVIGPHMAANAALAIVMLLEGGYPWQRIVDALSRDGGIRAYLPGRTQLVSGDRGPAVFVDFGHSPDAFEKTLAAVRRVTPGRVLMLFGADGDRDASKRFDMARTAVEGSDVLVVTDHHPRFEDPASIRATLVAGARSARPDAEIHEYSPPESAIIAAVGLVGDGDAILWAGPGHQDYRDIRGVRTPYSARELARRALRAAGWPVPDSRWPVPYPDED; this is encoded by the coding sequence ATGTCGATTGAACAACAACCGAGCCTGCCTCCCGTGCTCCGCCCCGCGAACCCGCCCCGGCGTGAGCTGTCCGAACTCGCCTCCCGATTCGCCGACGCCGTCCGCGGCGATGTGACCGGCATCGTGGTCTCCGGCATCACCCTCGCCACCGCGGATCTGCGGCCCGGCGAGGCGTTCGTCGCGATCCAGGGCGTCAACCGCCACGGTGCGGACTTCGCCGTAGCCGCGGCGGAGAAGGGGGCCGTGGCCGTCATCACCGATGAGCCGGGCGCCGAGATCGCCGCAGCGTCCGGAGTCCCGATCCTCGTGGTGGAGAACCCCCGCGCGATCCTCGGAGACCTCAGCGCCTGGGTCTACGGCACCGGTGCCGACGACCCGCTCCCGCTGCTGTTCGCGACCACCGGCACCAACGGCAAGACGAGCGTCTCGCACCTGCTGGAGGGCATCCTCGATCAGATGGGCGTCGTCACCGGCCTCTCCTCGACCGCCGAGCGTCACATCGCGGGCGAGATCATCGTCTCGCGGCTGACCACGCCGGAGGCGTCCGAGATGCACGCCCTGCTCGCACTGATGCGCGAGCGCGAGGTCGAGGCCGTCGCGGTCGAGGTCAGCGCGCAGGCCCTGTCGCGGCACCGCGTCGACGGCATCCGCTTCGACGTCGCCGGGTTCACCAACCTCAGCCACGATCATCTCGACGACTACGCCGACATGGACGAGTACTTCGAGGCCAAGCTGCCGCTGTTCCGCCCCGATCGCGCGCAGCGCGCCGTGATCTGCCTCGACTCCGCGTCGGGCGCCGTCGTGGTGGAGCGCTCCGAGATCCCGTCTGTGACCGTCGGCACTCCCTCGATCGCGGCCGATCCCGACGCCGCCGGACGCGCGGACTGGGTCGTCGTCATCGATGAGGAGCGCGCCGCCGGCACGACCTTCACGATGACGGGCCCCGCCGGCTCGCTCACCACGACCGTCCCGGTGATCGGTCCGCACATGGCCGCGAACGCCGCGCTCGCGATCGTCATGCTCCTCGAGGGCGGATACCCGTGGCAGCGCATCGTCGACGCGCTCTCCCGCGACGGCGGCATCCGCGCCTATCTCCCCGGCCGCACGCAGCTCGTCTCCGGAGACCGGGGACCGGCGGTCTTCGTCGACTTCGGGCACTCGCCCGACGCGTTCGAGAAGACCCTCGCCGCCGTCCGGCGCGTGACGCCCGGACGCGTGCTGATGCTGTTCGGCGCGGACGGCGACCGCGACGCGAGCAAGCGGTTCGACATGGCTCGCACCGCCGTCGAGGGCAGCGATGTGCTCGTCGTGACCGACCACCACCCGCGCTTCGAGGATCCTGCCTCGATCCGGGCGACTCTGGTCGCCGGCGCGCGGAGCGCACGGCCGGATGCCGAGATCCACGAGTACTCCCCGCCCGAGAGCGCCATCATCGCGGCCGTCGGCCTGGTCGGCGACGGCGATGCGATCCTCTGGGCAGGACCCGGGCACCAGGACTACCGCGACATCCGCGGGGTCCGCACGCCGTACTCGGCGCGAGAGCTGGCCCGACGCGCCTTGCGCGCTGCCGGATGGCCCGTGCCGGATTCGCGCTGGCCGGTGCCGTACCCCGACGAGGACTGA
- a CDS encoding FKBP-type peptidyl-prolyl cis-trans isomerase — MRKRPLVILSTVAAATLLLAGCSGSGAPESSSTPDPTASSSCALDAQPGDTSDAVVVDGEGADTKITVPADAAFAGVERTVVSAGDGEDIGVGDLVSVQYQIIDAATGDVLDSSARGEGGLLPVLLDTNQSSLFVAALECEPVGSRVVLTLPGNVLGEGANNVVVYAEAVEHLPEVATGTPVDPTPGMPAVELDKAGKPTVTIPDGDAPTETKVAVLKQGDGATVASGDLVVVQYLGVKWSDGSEFDSSWSRDAAPAQFQTTGVVAGFQKALEGQKVGSQVVVVMPPADGYGASEGHELQKESLVFVVDILATTPVQPQQ, encoded by the coding sequence GTGCGCAAGCGTCCGCTCGTCATTCTGTCCACCGTCGCTGCGGCGACCCTTCTGCTGGCAGGCTGCTCCGGCAGCGGCGCCCCGGAGAGTTCGAGCACGCCCGATCCCACGGCGTCGAGCTCCTGCGCGCTGGACGCGCAGCCGGGCGACACCTCCGATGCGGTCGTCGTCGACGGTGAGGGTGCCGACACCAAGATCACCGTGCCGGCCGACGCCGCCTTCGCGGGCGTCGAGCGCACCGTGGTGAGCGCGGGCGACGGCGAGGACATCGGGGTGGGTGACCTCGTGTCCGTGCAGTATCAGATCATCGACGCAGCGACCGGTGACGTTCTCGACTCATCAGCGCGTGGAGAGGGCGGTCTTCTGCCCGTGCTCCTCGACACGAACCAGTCGTCGCTGTTCGTCGCCGCTCTCGAGTGCGAGCCGGTCGGCTCGCGCGTCGTCCTCACGTTGCCTGGCAACGTGCTCGGTGAAGGCGCGAACAACGTCGTCGTCTACGCCGAGGCCGTCGAGCACCTCCCCGAGGTCGCGACGGGCACCCCCGTCGATCCGACCCCCGGCATGCCCGCCGTCGAGCTCGACAAGGCCGGGAAGCCGACCGTGACGATCCCCGACGGGGACGCGCCCACCGAGACCAAGGTCGCGGTCCTCAAGCAGGGCGACGGGGCAACGGTCGCCTCCGGCGACCTGGTCGTGGTGCAGTACCTCGGCGTGAAGTGGTCCGACGGCAGCGAGTTCGACTCGAGCTGGAGCCGCGACGCGGCGCCGGCGCAGTTCCAGACCACCGGTGTCGTCGCCGGCTTCCAGAAGGCTCTCGAGGGCCAGAAGGTCGGCTCGCAGGTCGTCGTCGTGATGCCACCGGCTGACGGCTACGGCGCGAGCGAGGGGCACGAGCTCCAGAAGGAGAGCCTCGTCTTCGTCGTCGACATCCTCGCCACGACGCCCGTCCAGCCGCAGCAGTAG
- a CDS encoding OsmC family protein, whose amino-acid sequence MAEQSTPRALGEHRYALTSTWTGNTGSGTSGYRDYRRDVTIEVDGKPELLASSDKPFRGDPSRWNPEDLLLASLSECHLLSYLHACVTAGVVVVSYRDQASGMMRENGAGGGAFVEVMLRPEVVVAEASMIDAAERAHAQANEWCFIANSMNFPVRHEATVTALAS is encoded by the coding sequence ATGGCAGAGCAGTCGACCCCTCGCGCCCTCGGCGAGCACCGTTACGCCCTCACGTCCACCTGGACCGGGAACACCGGCAGCGGGACCAGCGGCTACCGCGACTATCGCCGCGACGTCACGATCGAGGTCGATGGGAAGCCCGAGCTCCTCGCCTCGTCCGACAAGCCGTTCCGCGGCGATCCCTCACGATGGAACCCCGAGGATCTGCTGCTGGCATCGCTGTCCGAATGCCACCTGCTGTCGTACCTCCATGCCTGTGTGACGGCCGGCGTCGTCGTCGTGTCCTACCGCGATCAGGCGAGCGGGATGATGCGCGAGAACGGCGCGGGCGGAGGAGCCTTCGTCGAGGTCATGCTGCGGCCGGAGGTCGTCGTCGCCGAGGCGTCGATGATCGACGCTGCCGAGCGCGCCCACGCGCAGGCGAACGAGTGGTGCTTCATCGCGAACTCGATGAACTTCCCGGTGCGGCACGAGGCGACGGTCACCGCGCTCGCGTCGTAG
- a CDS encoding M50 family metallopeptidase, protein MEILLYVGGILFMLIGLGLSIGLHEVGHLVPAKLFGVRVGQYMIGFGPRLWSKRIGETEYGFKMLPLGGFISMSGMYPASKTAGPAKGVFRTLIQDARSANDETIAEGAEDRVFYRLPVWKRVVVMLGGPLMNLLLAVIIFTVLVSGIGVQQGTTTIASVTECVVPAESTATECSADDPASPAAEAGIEPGDVLVSIDGQPVSTFADATAIVQAAPGETLDMVVRRDSAEQTLRITPIAAERTITDASGQPILDEAGEPVVKEVGYVGMGSQMGYVQQPLSAGPEMTADNVARVASLIVTLPVRLWDVGVSLVTGGERDPNGPLSVVGVGRIAGEVAATDAPILNRFAVLLGLLGSLNIALFVFNLIPLLPLDGGHVVVALWEGIKRIWAKLFRRPPPAPVDATRLVPLTVVVAVLLIGMGALLLVADLFNPVDILQ, encoded by the coding sequence GTGGAAATCCTGCTCTATGTGGGCGGCATCCTGTTCATGCTGATCGGCCTCGGCTTGTCGATCGGCCTGCATGAGGTCGGCCATCTCGTCCCCGCCAAGCTCTTCGGCGTGCGCGTCGGCCAGTACATGATCGGCTTCGGTCCGCGGCTGTGGTCGAAGCGGATCGGCGAGACCGAGTACGGATTCAAGATGCTGCCGCTGGGCGGCTTCATCTCGATGTCGGGCATGTACCCGGCGTCGAAGACCGCCGGTCCGGCGAAGGGCGTGTTCCGCACGCTGATCCAGGATGCGCGCTCCGCGAACGACGAGACCATCGCCGAGGGCGCGGAGGACCGGGTCTTCTACAGGCTCCCGGTGTGGAAGCGCGTGGTCGTCATGCTCGGCGGGCCGCTGATGAACCTGCTCCTCGCGGTCATCATCTTCACGGTCCTCGTCTCCGGCATCGGCGTGCAGCAGGGTACGACGACGATCGCGTCGGTGACCGAGTGCGTCGTACCGGCGGAGTCCACGGCCACGGAGTGCTCGGCCGATGATCCGGCATCGCCGGCGGCCGAGGCGGGCATCGAGCCGGGCGATGTGCTGGTCTCGATCGACGGCCAGCCGGTGTCGACGTTCGCCGATGCGACGGCGATCGTCCAGGCAGCACCCGGCGAGACTCTCGACATGGTGGTTCGCCGCGACAGTGCGGAGCAGACCCTGCGCATCACGCCGATCGCCGCCGAGCGCACGATCACGGATGCCAGCGGGCAGCCGATCCTCGACGAAGCCGGCGAGCCCGTGGTCAAGGAGGTCGGCTACGTCGGCATGGGATCGCAGATGGGCTACGTGCAGCAGCCTCTGAGCGCGGGCCCGGAGATGACGGCGGACAACGTCGCCAGGGTGGCTTCGCTGATCGTCACGCTGCCGGTGAGACTCTGGGACGTCGGAGTGTCACTCGTGACGGGAGGTGAGCGCGACCCGAACGGGCCGCTGAGCGTGGTCGGGGTCGGCCGCATCGCCGGAGAGGTCGCCGCGACCGACGCCCCGATCCTGAACCGCTTCGCGGTGCTCCTCGGACTTCTGGGCTCGCTCAACATCGCCCTCTTCGTCTTCAACCTCATCCCGCTGCTGCCCCTCGACGGCGGTCACGTCGTGGTCGCGCTGTGGGAGGGCATCAAGCGGATCTGGGCGAAGCTCTTCCGTCGGCCGCCGCCGGCGCCGGTCGACGCCACGAGGCTCGTCCCGCTGACGGTCGTCGTCGCGGTGCTGCTGATCGGGATGGGCGCGCTCCTGCTGGTCGCCGACCTGTTCAACCCTGTCGACATCCTGCAGTAA
- a CDS encoding YcnI family protein, with product MSRNTSRSRARRVSITSAAVLGGAVLALAVPTMAAAHVNVSPDEIVAGDHGVLTFSFSHGCDDSPTTALRITMPEGLASVAPTLDGDWTIDVERGADGLVSAVTYTALTPVPVDLRGAVSMSVGLDEDTPASLAFPVVQQCVEGATEWTQLAAEGENPHDLDSPAPVVTVTEAAASGHGEHGATETTTDAAAEPVAADPLPTVLGAGGLVAGIAALVVAVLAYRRRV from the coding sequence ATGTCCCGCAACACCTCCCGCAGCCGCGCCCGTCGCGTCTCGATCACCTCCGCCGCCGTCCTCGGCGGTGCCGTCCTCGCTCTCGCCGTCCCGACGATGGCCGCCGCGCACGTCAACGTCAGCCCCGACGAGATCGTGGCCGGCGACCACGGCGTGCTCACATTCTCCTTCTCGCACGGGTGCGACGACTCCCCCACCACAGCACTCCGCATCACGATGCCCGAAGGTCTCGCATCCGTGGCTCCCACGCTCGACGGCGACTGGACCATCGACGTCGAGCGCGGTGCCGACGGACTGGTGAGCGCCGTGACCTACACAGCCCTCACCCCCGTTCCGGTCGATCTCCGTGGCGCGGTGAGCATGTCGGTGGGCCTCGACGAGGACACCCCGGCCTCTTTGGCGTTCCCGGTCGTGCAGCAGTGCGTCGAAGGGGCGACCGAGTGGACGCAGCTCGCCGCCGAGGGTGAGAACCCCCACGACCTGGACTCCCCCGCACCCGTCGTGACCGTCACCGAGGCCGCTGCCAGCGGCCATGGCGAGCACGGTGCGACGGAGACCACGACGGATGCCGCGGCGGAGCCGGTCGCCGCGGACCCGCTGCCCACGGTCCTCGGTGCGGGCGGACTCGTGGCCGGCATCGCCGCCCTCGTGGTCGCGGTGCTCGCCTACCGTCGCCGCGTCTGA
- a CDS encoding lysophospholipid acyltransferase family protein — protein MTSEQSVEPEASSEEIPASEESAKPRHAGFAYRLGRGLITPLARLVYRPRIEGRENVPLSGPVIFASNHLSFIDSIAIPVAAPRPVHFLAKSTYFEGAGFQGWMSKTFFQSIGAIPVRRGAGQAALDALDLQRQLLDEGLAVALYPEGTRSTDGRLYKGRTGVAFLALQTGAPVVPVGLIGTDKVMPVGAKVPTISERITVRFGEPLDLSPHGPATSGRARRLATDDIMAAIHALSGQELAGAYNEAPAQGAIEKIKQALPHERR, from the coding sequence ATGACCTCTGAGCAGTCCGTCGAGCCCGAAGCCTCGTCAGAAGAGATTCCGGCCTCAGAGGAATCAGCGAAACCGCGCCACGCCGGTTTCGCCTACCGGCTCGGCCGCGGGCTCATCACGCCGCTGGCCCGCCTGGTCTACCGGCCGCGGATCGAAGGCCGTGAGAACGTTCCGCTGAGCGGACCGGTGATCTTCGCGAGCAATCACCTCTCGTTCATCGACTCGATCGCCATCCCGGTCGCCGCTCCGCGACCCGTGCACTTCCTGGCGAAGTCGACCTACTTCGAGGGCGCGGGCTTCCAGGGCTGGATGAGCAAGACGTTCTTCCAATCGATCGGTGCGATCCCGGTTCGCCGAGGCGCCGGGCAGGCAGCGCTCGATGCGCTCGACCTGCAGCGCCAGCTCCTGGATGAGGGCCTCGCGGTCGCGCTCTATCCGGAGGGCACCCGCTCCACCGACGGCCGCCTGTACAAGGGCCGCACGGGCGTGGCGTTCCTCGCTCTCCAGACGGGCGCACCGGTCGTACCCGTCGGCCTGATCGGAACCGACAAGGTGATGCCGGTCGGCGCGAAGGTCCCCACCATCTCCGAGCGGATCACGGTGCGGTTCGGCGAACCGCTCGACCTGTCCCCGCACGGGCCCGCGACGAGCGGACGAGCACGTCGACTCGCGACCGACGACATCATGGCAGCGATCCACGCACTCTCGGGCCAGGAGCTCGCCGGCGCCTACAACGAGGCTCCGGCGCAGGGAGCCATCGAGAAGATCAAGCAGGCGCTGCCGCACGAACGACGCTGA
- the ispG gene encoding flavodoxin-dependent (E)-4-hydroxy-3-methylbut-2-enyl-diphosphate synthase, with translation MPKVPVVLAPRRKSRQIKVGKVLVGGDAPVSVQSMTTTKTTDINGTLQQIAELTASGCEIVRVAVPSQDDADVLHIIAKKSQIPVIADIHFQPKYVFQAIDAGCAAVRVNPGNIRKFDDQVGAIAKAAKDAGVSLRIGVNAGSLDPRLLQKYGKATPEALAESARWEASLFEEHDFHDFKISVKHNDPVIMVQAYRLLAQMGDWPLHLGVTEAGPAFQGTIKSATAFGILLGEGIGDTIRVSLSAPPAEEVKVGHQILQSLNLRERKLEIVSCPSCGRAQVDVYTLAEDVTEGLKDMTVPLRVAVMGCVVNGPGEAREADLGVASGNGKGQIFVKGEVIKTVPEADIVATLIEEANRIAAEMGPEAPLGTAQVVTV, from the coding sequence ATGCCGAAGGTCCCCGTCGTCCTCGCCCCGCGTCGCAAGTCCCGCCAGATCAAGGTGGGCAAGGTGCTCGTCGGTGGTGACGCACCCGTCAGCGTGCAGTCCATGACGACGACGAAGACGACCGACATCAACGGGACCCTGCAGCAGATCGCCGAGCTCACGGCGTCCGGCTGCGAGATCGTGCGTGTCGCGGTTCCCTCGCAGGACGATGCCGACGTGCTGCACATCATCGCGAAGAAGAGCCAGATCCCGGTGATCGCCGACATCCACTTCCAGCCGAAGTACGTCTTCCAGGCGATCGACGCCGGCTGCGCCGCTGTGCGTGTGAACCCGGGCAACATTCGCAAGTTCGACGACCAGGTGGGCGCGATCGCGAAGGCGGCGAAGGACGCGGGTGTCTCGCTGCGGATCGGCGTCAACGCAGGGTCCCTCGACCCGCGTCTGCTGCAGAAGTACGGCAAGGCGACTCCGGAGGCCCTCGCCGAGAGCGCGCGCTGGGAGGCCTCGCTCTTCGAGGAGCACGATTTCCACGACTTCAAGATCTCGGTGAAGCACAACGACCCGGTGATCATGGTTCAGGCCTACCGCCTGCTCGCGCAGATGGGCGACTGGCCGCTGCACCTCGGCGTCACCGAGGCAGGTCCGGCGTTCCAGGGCACGATCAAGAGTGCGACGGCGTTCGGCATCCTGCTCGGCGAGGGCATCGGCGACACCATCCGCGTCTCGCTGTCCGCACCTCCTGCGGAAGAGGTCAAGGTCGGTCACCAGATCCTGCAGTCCCTCAACCTCCGCGAGCGCAAGCTCGAGATCGTGTCGTGCCCGTCGTGCGGACGCGCGCAGGTCGACGTGTACACGCTCGCGGAAGACGTGACCGAGGGGCTCAAGGACATGACCGTCCCGCTGCGTGTCGCCGTGATGGGCTGCGTCGTGAACGGTCCAGGCGAGGCGCGCGAGGCCGACCTCGGTGTCGCCTCCGGCAACGGCAAGGGGCAGATCTTCGTCAAGGGCGAAGTCATCAAGACCGTCCCCGAGGCCGACATCGTCGCCACGCTGA
- the dxr gene encoding 1-deoxy-D-xylulose-5-phosphate reductoisomerase codes for MRRIIVLGSTGSIGTQALDVIRANPRRFELVGLAAGSNAEMLAAQAAQFQVEDTALGAVEAEQLVRDVEADVVLNAITGSIGLGSTLAALKAGRTLALANKESLIVGGELVLAAAAPGQIVPVDSEHSALAQALRAGTHAEVRRLVVTASGGPFRGRSRAELADVTPAEALAHPTWDMGRMVTTNSATLVNKGLEVIEAHLLFDIAYDDIDVVVHPQSIVHSMVEFIDGSTIAQASPPDMRLPISLGLDWPHRVGGVGRPLDWTTASSWTFEPLDDAAFPSVALAKAVGRAGATFPAVYNAANEQTVDAFHEGRLSFLGIVDTIARVVDAHEPPDALTVESLAAAESWARQTADRLIAAA; via the coding sequence ATGCGTCGCATCATCGTCCTCGGCTCCACCGGCTCCATCGGAACGCAGGCGCTGGATGTGATCCGCGCGAATCCTCGGCGCTTCGAACTGGTCGGCCTCGCCGCCGGATCGAACGCGGAGATGCTCGCGGCTCAGGCGGCGCAGTTCCAGGTCGAGGACACGGCCCTCGGCGCGGTCGAGGCCGAGCAGCTCGTGCGGGATGTCGAGGCGGATGTCGTCCTCAACGCGATCACGGGTTCGATCGGGCTCGGCTCGACCCTCGCCGCGCTGAAGGCCGGACGAACCCTCGCTCTCGCCAACAAGGAGTCGCTCATCGTCGGCGGCGAGCTCGTGCTCGCGGCCGCGGCCCCCGGGCAGATCGTGCCGGTCGACTCGGAGCACTCCGCGCTGGCGCAGGCGCTCCGGGCGGGAACGCATGCTGAGGTGCGACGGCTCGTCGTCACGGCATCCGGTGGTCCGTTCCGCGGTCGCAGCCGCGCCGAGCTGGCAGACGTCACCCCGGCGGAGGCGCTCGCGCACCCGACGTGGGACATGGGGCGCATGGTCACGACGAACTCCGCCACCCTCGTGAACAAGGGGCTCGAGGTCATCGAGGCACATCTCCTCTTCGACATCGCGTACGACGACATCGACGTCGTGGTCCATCCGCAGTCCATCGTCCATTCGATGGTCGAGTTCATCGACGGCTCGACGATCGCGCAGGCTTCCCCGCCTGACATGCGCCTGCCCATCTCGCTGGGCCTCGACTGGCCGCACCGTGTCGGCGGAGTCGGACGTCCCCTGGACTGGACGACGGCCTCCTCGTGGACCTTCGAGCCTCTCGACGACGCGGCCTTCCCGTCGGTCGCACTCGCGAAGGCCGTCGGGCGAGCCGGCGCGACCTTCCCCGCGGTCTACAACGCCGCCAACGAGCAGACCGTCGACGCCTTCCACGAGGGGCGCCTGTCGTTCCTCGGCATCGTCGACACCATCGCCCGCGTCGTCGACGCGCACGAACCGCCCGATGCGCTCACGGTCGAGTCGCTCGCGGCCGCGGAATCGTGGGCGCGCCAGACCGCCGATCGGCTGATCGCGGCGGCCTGA
- a CDS encoding chorismate-binding protein yields MTLSRLAELSTDPASSFVLIARDGADTVELLTGDVVDVDLLRDIPLDVDGVPREVFALVPYRQVRERGFVAQDDGAPLRCIVVDEHVHLDTAQLLAALPDAPVPLHDDGFDIADAEYAAIVEKVIAEEIGRGEGANFVIRRDFTANIDVDDRTAALTWFRALLTHERGAYWTFAVFTPGHIAVGASPEAHVVARGGVVTMNPISGTFRHPAGGATRETLVDFLASTKETEELFMVVDEELKMMSAVCSDGGRITGPHLKEMSRLTHTEYMLRGRSALDPRDILRETMFAPTVTGSPMQNACAVIRRHEKKPRGYYSGVAALFTPNDAGGHDLDAPILIRTVYLQDGALSVPVGATLVRHSDPLGEVSETHGKAAGVLGAIGAIDRDRVAEARSDADAPGDEKALADDPTIAALLSSRNARLADFWLNPQGDDLDGPFAGRTALVVDAEDRFTTMLAHQLRHLGLAVTISPWSEVQDADLDAADIVVAGPGPGDPRDAANSRIARMREVVARRMDAEAPLLAVCLSHQILSDRFGIALTSLDAPHQGLQKAVPVFGEEPSIGFYNTFTARVAPGTTTVGPAEVSADAGSGDVYALRGAHFASVQGHLESILSRDGIHTLERLVRHALA; encoded by the coding sequence ATGACCCTCTCACGACTCGCCGAGCTCAGCACCGACCCGGCGTCATCCTTCGTGCTGATCGCACGCGACGGCGCCGACACCGTCGAGCTCCTCACCGGCGACGTCGTCGACGTCGACCTGCTCCGCGACATCCCGCTCGACGTCGACGGCGTGCCGCGCGAGGTGTTCGCGCTCGTCCCGTATCGACAGGTCCGCGAGCGCGGCTTCGTGGCGCAGGACGACGGGGCACCCCTGCGCTGCATCGTCGTGGACGAGCACGTGCACCTCGACACCGCGCAGCTTCTCGCCGCGCTCCCCGACGCACCCGTGCCGCTGCACGACGACGGCTTCGACATCGCGGACGCGGAGTACGCCGCGATCGTCGAGAAGGTCATCGCCGAGGAGATCGGACGCGGCGAGGGAGCCAACTTCGTCATCCGCCGCGACTTCACGGCGAACATCGACGTCGACGACCGCACAGCGGCGCTCACCTGGTTCCGCGCGCTGCTCACGCACGAGCGCGGGGCGTACTGGACGTTCGCCGTGTTCACCCCCGGCCACATCGCGGTCGGTGCGAGCCCGGAGGCGCACGTCGTCGCCCGTGGCGGCGTCGTCACCATGAATCCGATCTCCGGCACGTTCCGGCACCCGGCCGGAGGCGCCACCAGGGAGACCCTCGTCGACTTCCTCGCGTCGACGAAGGAGACCGAGGAGCTGTTCATGGTCGTCGACGAGGAGCTCAAGATGATGAGCGCCGTCTGCTCCGACGGCGGCCGGATCACGGGTCCGCACCTCAAGGAGATGTCACGGCTCACGCACACCGAGTACATGCTCCGCGGACGCAGTGCCCTCGATCCCCGCGACATCCTGCGCGAGACGATGTTCGCCCCCACGGTCACCGGCTCGCCGATGCAGAACGCCTGCGCGGTCATCCGCCGGCATGAGAAGAAGCCCCGCGGCTATTACTCCGGTGTGGCGGCGCTGTTCACCCCGAATGACGCCGGTGGACACGACCTCGACGCCCCGATCCTCATCCGGACCGTGTATCTCCAGGACGGCGCCCTGAGCGTCCCTGTGGGCGCGACCCTGGTGCGGCACTCGGACCCGCTCGGCGAGGTGTCGGAGACCCACGGCAAGGCAGCGGGCGTTCTGGGCGCCATCGGCGCCATCGACCGCGATCGCGTCGCCGAGGCGCGCAGCGACGCGGATGCCCCCGGTGACGAGAAGGCCCTCGCCGACGACCCGACGATCGCCGCACTGCTCTCATCGCGCAACGCCCGGCTCGCGGACTTCTGGCTCAACCCGCAGGGCGACGACCTCGACGGACCTTTCGCCGGACGTACCGCCCTCGTCGTCGACGCCGAGGATCGCTTCACGACGATGCTCGCCCACCAGCTCCGCCACCTCGGCCTCGCCGTCACGATCAGCCCCTGGAGCGAGGTGCAGGACGCCGATCTCGATGCGGCCGACATCGTCGTGGCGGGCCCCGGCCCCGGCGACCCTCGGGATGCCGCGAACTCCCGTATCGCCCGCATGCGCGAGGTCGTCGCTCGGCGCATGGATGCCGAGGCCCCGCTGCTCGCCGTCTGCCTGAGCCACCAGATCCTCAGCGACCGCTTCGGCATCGCGCTGACGTCGCTCGATGCTCCGCATCAGGGCCTCCAGAAGGCGGTGCCCGTGTTCGGTGAGGAGCCGTCGATCGGCTTCTACAACACCTTCACCGCCCGGGTCGCGCCCGGCACGACGACGGTCGGGCCGGCGGAGGTCTCGGCGGACGCCGGATCGGGTGACGTCTACGCGCTCCGCGGCGCCCACTTCGCCTCGGTGCAGGGGCATCTCGAGTCGATCCTGTCGCGAGACGGCATCCACACGCTCGAGCGTCTCGTCCGTCACGCACTCGCCTGA